The following proteins come from a genomic window of Henningerozyma blattae CBS 6284 chromosome 4, complete genome:
- the TBLA0D03190 gene encoding uncharacterized protein (similar to Saccharomyces cerevisiae ZDS2 (YML109W) and ZDS1 (YMR273C); ancestral locus Anc_8.831) → MTDQVSTNLTTPTTTVTPGRSKSQNRKSLLDRQKRNSDVRIAAQSLDLQVQNVKKLKRQSIGSIDLLADPDLELVVNQSANSYSSNNNMMLSDYDSYYSTNNYNSGYDDSYSDFDSSLYYDNATDIDESIDNDSVRLSRYVTSQTNIARDSMLSNSNMDIQFMNTNTTNNNNNNNNNNNNNNNNNNINAAGYINNSNSNTSNSDMIMSSPDDSFESSKSVLVSNMFNQTSPLADRNLNYSVINNNYNNSTSTSTNVSPSHNNFLNITRSISRNSPSKSRSPTLSPIKNSPSATPIRRGLSGVPSTRILVDQTPTNETILPESPSENLSNTNTTASNYTIANSLSNNTSPIKKVSRNSININNNDKNLLSWSSVNKRSSLKPDNYIELVNDAINSSNNVSVTTNSTPTANKIEQGDSYYDNIPDSRKVKYRRNSNVRRPSSLRNSYTDLDFNLADYEDNLNISNVSNSIDEVSNNDHQLTPDDSFNFDANVTNNSVASNLTLKDLTDELTKLSNNAGLTDSDAITLAKTLSLNERLLDNTTTVNSNTNVKRYKSNKINLFNEDNINNIPNNMNQDEEIVEDDKEYASNLNYDDNINISNRSTLKRNKFKSATSRGNSSEESNLQLDLETIKRDPSNNMPNIIISKSTIDVNDSIDNAESNNKKFLDSNEMLNNQLNVSPSASEIYDHYRQTSGDWTDDLNKAREQFQVDPNGGNVRVSSRNQSSSNNNTESTIDSFHTRLDEETDTSISHDSSVLSTDTSSDSVFTRSGHSKFILKEKLPFIDSQLNNNNNNNNHILGSRDDWSEKSNAHKLASRKTSNSKKTPEPNSGSILNKEDKLLVKKRNDFQPISVNQTNPIRHSTISLPISEYSHKQEKKTPSKSRNAKPKTVRASSDISSIKPVPEVKHELKKRSSIENFMKKLTSSNSSSSSSLSPSPSRSTSNGTTSTSNNNGNNKNTFADKVSNFFKRRSNSSSSTSKSSKKSTNDSHDKQRSSSASTVGKASSSKNNFGSAPSFNNNSTGSLKNKVSTSSLSDLFSKNKKTSNSSKVIGKNSSLSLNETHQMKNKSSLDKLRDTFLTKEGAKRETSNSILSESSKTFSDSNETSSTINSSISNGVANGSDTDMNTAVNMLSKPIEITEISEDEGDQDLEGDGEVEGVGEEGDDILDPEELHEEENDLDIHIAIENDTENVGRSNQMDIEGDCEDINENLDDINYKAQLTMNNLILNGLESNIHNEKIVIPEFENMNDYSKEFKPDDFLGSTSMTTTRTSSQSSNTTINGGLQPAVTVVRHGELNSDSDSSTTMDGFYHTFNVGEDTEDHGENNLTLDDLEMSIQSNEMIRSNETIRSHDMMNSNELMNSNEMSVNMMTGNNHSEIVDESGNPGETLDDKYHIKVNANELGNTSISEEDLSNDTSIESAEGTEREPEVNYKLTFADVKRNLQPNSSMIFQESAFGFPLPPLTNSTIIMIDNRLPINVERAIYRLSHLKLSDPKRELREQVLLSNFMYSYLHLVNHTLYLEQVTQGNGDGEETTGDDFEEEEEEEEEEEGREDEDDDEESDYENESYGGYKRETEHEELGNAQLHYGDDREEEEELMIINQDDTGMFGTTRRSYGNSELSINSDDEELAIDIETEMSNDTRPLGDITNNPDHRSVKRQDRMKPLPKDSGGDEYVLLSEISTQGY, encoded by the coding sequence ATGACAGATCAAGTTTCAACTAATCTCACTACACCGACAACTACCGTCACTCCTGGGAGAAGTAAATCGCAGAATAGAAAGAGTTTACTGGATAGACAAAAGAGAAACTCAGATGTTCGTATCGCTGCTCAATCCTTAGATTTACAAGTTcaaaatgttaaaaaattgaaaagacAATCTATCGGTTCTATTGATCTTCTAGCAGATCCAGATTTGGAATTAGTGGTCAATCAATCAGCAAATTCTTATTCAAGCAATAACAATATGATGTTATCGGATTATGATTCTTATTATAGtactaataattataatagtGGGTATGATGATTCATATTCTGATTTCGATAGTAGTCTCTATTATGATAATGCTACAGATATCGATGAATCCATAGATAACGATTCAGTTCGATTATCCAGATATGTGACTTCTCAAACTAACATTGCCAGAGACTCAATGTTatccaattcaaatatggACATTCAATTCATGAATACTaatactactaataataataacaataacaataacaataacaataacaataacaataacaataatattaatgctGCAggatatattaataatagtaacaGTAATACAAGTAATAGTGATATGATTATGTCATCTCCAGATGATAGTTTTGAGTCTTCAAAGTCTGTCTTAGTATCCAATATGTTCAATCAAACATCTCCATTAGCAGACAGAAATCTAAACTATAGTGTTATAAATAACAATTACAATAATTCCACCAGCACTAGTACTAATGTCTCTCCATctcataataattttctaaacATTACAAGATCAATATCAAGGAATTCACCCTCAAAATCAAGAAGCCCAACTTTAAGCCCTATAAAAAATTCTCCATCAGCAACACCAATCCGTAGGGGATTAAGTGGTGTTCCATCGACAAGAATCTTAGTTGATCAAACACCAACAAATGAAACAATACTACCTGAATCACCAAGTGAAAACTTATCAAATACCAATACTACAGCCTCAAATTATACAATAGCCAATAgcttatcaaataatacgTCACCAATTAAGAAAGTTAGCCGTAATTCTATCAACATTAATAACAATGATAAAAATCTTTTGTCATGGAGTTCAGTAAATAAACGTTCATCATTAAAACCtgataattatattgaatTAGTTAATGACGCAATtaatagtagtaataaTGTTTCAGTTACCACAAATTCTACCCCTACTGCCAATAAAATTGAACAAGGTGACTCTTATTATGACAATATACCAGATTCTAGAAAAGTTAAATATAGAAGAAACTCGAATGTACGAAGACCTTCTTCTTTAAGAAATTCTTATACTGATCTCGATTTTAATTTAGCAGATTatgaagataatttaaatatttctaatgtTTCAAATTCCATTGATGAAGTATCTAATAATGATCATCAACTAACGCCAGATGATTCATTCAATTTTGATGCAAATgtaacaaataattctgtTGCCAGTAATTTaactttaaaagatttaactGATGAATTGACAAaactttcaaataatgCCGGTTTAACAGATTCTGATGCTATCACATTAGCTAAAACATTAAGTTTAAACGAAAgattattagataatacCACTACTGTGAATTCAAATACTAATGtaaaaagatataaatccaataaaataaatctcttcaatgaagataatattaataatattccaaataaCATGAACCAAGATGAAGAGATTGTAGAGGATGACAAAGAATATGCatctaatttaaattatgacgataatattaatatatcaaaCAGATCCactttaaaaagaaataagtTTAAATCTGCTACCAGTAGAGGTAATAGTAGTGAGGAATCCAATTTACAACTTGATCTTGAAACTATTAAGAGAGACCcatctaataatatgcCGAATATTATCATATCGAAATCAACAATAGATGTTAATGATTCTATTGATAATGCAGagtctaataataaaaaatttttagataGTAATGAAATGCttaataatcaattaaatgtATCACCTTCAGCTAGTGAGATCTACGATCATTATCGCCAAACTAGTGGTGATTGGACAGATGATTTGAACAAAGCAAGAGAACAATTCCAAGTGGATCCCAATGGGGGAAACGTTAGAGTATCATCAAGAAATCAAAGTAgtagcaataataatactgaAAGCACTATTGATTCTTTTCATACAAGattagatgaagaaacAGACACATCGATTTCACATGATAGTAGTGTTTTATCTACTGATACTTCTTCTGATAGTGTCTTCACGAGATCAGGTCattctaaatttattttaaaggaaaaattaCCATTTATTGACTCACaacttaataataataacaacaataataaccaTATTTTAGGTTCCAGAGATGATTGGTCTGAAAAATCTAATGCTCATAAATTAGCAAGTAGGAAAACTTCTAATTCTAAGAAGACTCCTGAACCAAATTCTGGTTCTAtcttaaataaagaagacAAATTATTAGTTAAGAAACGGAACGATTTCCAACCTATTTCAGTGAATCAAACTAATCCAATACGACACTCTACAATCTCTCTTCCTATCAGTGAATATAGCCACAAACAAGAGAAGAAGACTCCATCTAAGAGTAGAAACGCTAAACCCAAGACAGTTCGAGCCAGTTCAGATATATCTTCCATCAAACCTGTTCCTGAAGTTAAACATGAATTAAAGAAACGTTCttctattgaaaattttatgaaaaaattaacatcatctaattcatcatcatcatcatctttatcaCCTAGTCCAAGTCGTAGTACAAGTAATGGTACAACTTCTACTTCAAATAACAATgggaataataaaaacacaTTTGCTGATAAAGttagtaatttttttaaaagaagatCCAATAGCTCATCATCTACATCTAAATCCTCTAAGAAATCTACAAATGATTCTCATGATAAACAAAGATCAAGTTCTGCTTCTACTGTAGGGAAAGCCTCatcatctaaaaataattttggatCAGCTCCttctttcaataataattctacgggatcattaaagaataaagTATCTACATCTAGTTTGAGtgatttattttccaaGAATAAAAAGACATCTAACAGTTCAAAAGTAATTGGTAAAAACTCTAGTTTAAGTTTAAATGAGACTcatcaaatgaaaaataaatcttcaCTTGATAAATTGAGAGATACATTTTTAACTAAAGAAGGTGCTAAAAGAGAAACTTCCAATTCTATACTATCTGAAAGTTCCAAAACATTTTCTGATAGTAATGAAACTTCTAGTAcaataaattcttcaatctCTAATGGTGTTGCTAATGGATCCGATACTGATATGAATACCGCAGTGAATATGTTGAGTAAACCAATTGAAATCACGGAGATCTCTGAAGACGAAGGTGACCAAGATTTAGAAGGTGATGGTGAAGTCGAAGGTGTAGGGGAAGAAGGTGATGATATCTTGGATCCAGAAGAATTACATGAGGAAGAGAATGATTTAGATATCCATATTgctattgaaaatgatacaGAAAATGTGGGAAGATCCAACCAAATGGATATAGAAGGTGATTGTGAAGATATCAATGAAAATTTGGATGATATCAATTATAAAGCTCAATTAACAATGAACAATTTAATCTTGAATGGGTTGGAGAGTAACATTCATAACGAGAAAATTGTTATTCCAGAGTTTGAAAATATGAATGATTATAGCAAAGAATTTAAACCAGATGATTTCTTAGGTTCTACCTCGATGACTACCACAAGAACCAGTAGTCAAAGTAGCAATACAACTATTAATGGAGGGTTACAACCTGCAGTCACGGTGGTTCGTCATGGAGAATTGAATAGTGATAGCGATAGTAGTACTACTATGGATGGATTTTATCACACTTTTAACGTGGGGGAAGACACTGAAGATCATggtgaaaataatttaacatTGGATGATTTGGAAATGTCTATACAATCTAATGAGATGATTCGTTCTAATGAAACTATCCGTTCACATGACATGATGAAttctaatgaattaatGAATTCGAATGAGATGAGTGTGAATATGATGACTGGTAATAATCATAGCGAAATAGTAGATGAAAGTGGTAATCCAGGAGAAACTTTGGATGATAAATATCATATCAAAGTCAATGCGAACGAGTTAGGCAATACAAGTATCAGTGAAGAAGATTTATCCAATGACACCTCTATAGAGAGTGCTGAAGGGACAGAGAGAGAACCTGAAgtaaattacaaattaaCTTTTGCAGATGTCAAGAGAAATTTGCAACCTAATAGTAGTATGATCTTTCAAGAGAGTGCATTTGGGTTCCCCTTACCACCATTGACCAATTCCACCATTATCATGATTGATAATCGATTACCCATCAATGTGGAAAGAGCCATTTATCGATTGAGTCATTTGAAATTGAGTGATCCCAAGAGAGAATTAAGAGAACAAGTCTTGTTGAGTAATTTCATGTATTCATATTTACATCTAGTGAACCATACATTATATTTAGAACAAGTTACACAAGGCAATGGTGATGGAGAAGAGACCACTGGCGACGactttgaagaagaagaagaagaagaagaagaagaagaaggaaGAGAAGACGAAGATGACGATGAAGAGAGTGATTATGAAAATGAGAGCTACGGAGGATACAAGCGAGAGACTGAACATGAAGAGCTGGGTAATGCCCAACTACACTATGGAGACGACcgagaagaagaagaagaactGATGATCATCAATCAAGATGACACAGGAATGTTCGGAACGACTCGGAGATCGTATGGGAACTCCGAACTTAGCATCAACagtgatgatgaagaattggCCATAGACATTGAGACTGAAATGTCCAACGACACCAGACCGTTGGGCGACATCACCAATAATCCAGACCATCGAAGTGTCAAAAGACAAGACCGCATGAAGCCTCTGCCCAAGGACTCTGGAGGTGACGAATACGTCCTACTATCAGAGATATCCACCCAGGGCTACTGA